From the genome of Methylocystis bryophila, one region includes:
- a CDS encoding DUF1993 domain-containing protein — protein sequence MPTSLYDLSVPTFLQTVRSIEGFLGRAAAHFAETRMDPDKFVNTRLFDDMAPFHFQIEAACHHSVWGVEALKTGAFTPPALVGSVSFAELQTMVVKAKTALENLTPDEVNSWAGRDLDLQIGPRSLAFTSETFILSFSLPHFHFHAVTAYAILRSRGVPLGKRDYEGELRTRSSCSDFDL from the coding sequence ATGCCGACGTCACTCTATGACCTCAGCGTGCCCACCTTCTTGCAAACCGTGAGGTCCATCGAAGGCTTCCTCGGCCGCGCGGCCGCGCATTTCGCGGAGACTCGCATGGATCCCGATAAGTTCGTGAATACCCGCCTGTTTGACGACATGGCGCCGTTTCATTTTCAGATCGAAGCGGCGTGCCACCATTCCGTATGGGGGGTGGAGGCGCTGAAGACCGGCGCCTTCACCCCTCCAGCCTTGGTCGGATCGGTTTCCTTTGCCGAGCTGCAGACTATGGTGGTTAAGGCGAAAACGGCGCTGGAGAATCTCACTCCCGATGAAGTCAATAGCTGGGCCGGCAGGGACTTGGACCTTCAGATCGGCCCAAGGAGCCTTGCCTTCACGTCGGAAACCTTCATACTCTCCTTCTCGCTGCCTCACTTCCATTTCCACGCCGTCACCGCATACGCCATTCTACGCTCGCGGGGCGTGCCGCTCGGAAAGCGCGATTACGAGGGTGAGTTGCGCACAAGATCCTCCTGCTCGGATTTCGATCTTTGA